ATATGGACACATAAGTATTATGGACGATGACCGCCCCTTTCTTTTTCAGTCGCCGATGAGCGAACCGACGGATAAGCACATTTCTTGATGTATGATGTCGAGTTGATTGTACGGGTTTCCCGTCTGGGGACGCCTTTAGACGGTCTTCTCGGGGAGGGAGCTGTGGGCGGAGCTGCCGGGGGCGACCTCGTGGCTGCCGGGCACAATGTCGGAGACGTGGCGGGTGACCTCGACGTAGTCGTAGGCGAACTCTCCGAGCTGGcagtcgtcgaggccgaggtcctcgtcgtcgacgttgacgcGGAGGCTGAGGCCGGGAATCAGGTTCATTAAGAAGAGAATGATACAGGTCAGACCGAAAGACCAggcgaagccggcgacggaTCCGGCGAGCTGGTAGCCGAGCTGGACGTAGTTCTGCTCGATCCAGCCGCCAGCAATCGCATCTTCACCGGTGAGGGCACCGTCGAGAGCAGCGATGTAGGAGCTAGGGAGATGTTTGTTAGCATACGCATCAGGGTACACAATTGCAAGTGACAAGATAGGAGGCAAACTCACGCAGCAAAGATACCAGTCAGGGTGTTGCCGACAATACCACCGATGCCGTGGACGGCGAAAACATCGAGACCATCGTCAATGCCGAGAACGAACTTGAGCTTGGTGCCAAAGTTGCAGCAGACAGCACCAACGATGCCGAAGATGACGGAAGCCCAGGGGGTCACGAAACCGGCACCCGGTGTGATGGCGACCAGACCGGAGATGGCACCGGAGCAGAAGCCGATGGTGGACCACTTCTTCTCGAGGCGGTAGTCGAGCAGCATCCAGGTGACACCACCGACTCCCGCGGCAAGGTTGGTGTTGAAGCAGGCCATGACGGCGCGAatgttggcggcgagggcagaGCCACCGTTGAAGCCGAACCAACCGACCCAGAGGAAGACTGTTCCGAGGACGACGTGGGTGACATTGTGGGGTCGGTAGGGGAGACCGTGAACGCTGTTGTAGCCGGTGCGCTTGCCGAGCATTAGGGAGTAAGCaagggcggcagcgccggAGGAGATGTGGACCGGGGTGCCTCCGGCGAAGTCGAGAGAGCCGAGGGTGAAGAGCCAGCCGTTACCGTTCCAGGTCCAGTAAGCAATGGGATCGTAGACAATGGTGGCCCagacgaaggcgaagacCATGGCAGGGAGGATACGACCACGGTCAGCAAtggcgccgagggccagcgCGGGACTGGAGAGTTTGTTAGTTGCTGCGCCAAGTCGAGTCGACAGTACTCTTGAGCTCTAGGTTGACCGGGTGAAGTCCGCCCATTGCAAAACCCGAACTCTCTAACCTTGCAACTTTCACCCCGGAACTGAAAGAGGGAGtggaggggtggggggttaGACTCACGTAATGGCAGCGAACATGCCCTGGTACAAACAAAAGAGAATGTCGGGGAGCTTGGTAGAGCCGACGGAgggctgggcgacgacgtccttgAGACCAAAGTTGGACATGTCACCGAGGAAGGCGGAGCCGGTGTGGGAGAAGGTCAGGGTGTAACCCCAGAAGAACCATTGGAAGCCAACTACTCCCACACAGATCATTGTGATCAATATCAGGGACAGCGCCGACTTGCGACGGGCGAGGCCCGAGTAGAAGAAACCGACACCGGGGATCATGAGCAGCACGAGGGCTGCGCAGACCATGATCCATGCCAGGTCACCGGACTAATCATCCGAGTTAGACCTGTGTCCCAGAACGAGGGCGAGCCTCGGAATGACGCTGGAACGGGTGTCCATTGTGAACTCACCTCGTAGAAGACGTTTAGGTCCTGCACCCCAGCAGAGTATCCAGCGTCGGCCTCTCCCTCCGTACCATTGTACGGAAGTGTGTACAGTCCAGCAGACATGTTGACGGTTGTGCGCCGGCGCGTGTGCGGTCAACCAAAGTTGCGTCGCGCGGTATGGATCGTCGGGGTGGCTATCGTATCTTCAACTTTCGCCGGGACACTGGGCCTCGTATGCGGCGAACAGACGTCGAAGAAGAAAGGACGGATATGAGAAGAAGGGTTCGCTGcagggagaagaggaacgaaagggaaaaggggaaaaggCCGGTATagaagacggcgccggggaTTCACAAGCTAAATAATCAAAAAGGAACATCAACCACCCAGACCGGGGCGATCCTCTTCGGACCAGGGAGGTGGCAGAGATTGTCCCTTGAGCACTGTAGGTATCCCAGGATGGATGCGGAACAGGGTAGGGATACGTAGCCAGCCCAGGCCACAGGTAAGATGAAGGGGATTCGAGAAGTGAACAGTTGGGAGGTCGTTGCCGCCCACCTACATAGTCCTGTATGCCGAGAACACCAATAGCATAGAAGCCAAAGGGTGGGGGAGAAGGCATACAAGAATAAGGACGAGATGGCTTTGAGCTGCAGGGAAGGAGGGCAGTGCCTTGGGACGacgcctccatctcctcatcatcggcctCCGGGAGACAAGATGGCCATGTCCCTCTGCCGGCGTGGC
This genomic interval from Colletotrichum higginsianum IMI 349063 chromosome 9, whole genome shotgun sequence contains the following:
- a CDS encoding Ammonium transporter, producing the protein MSAGLYTLPYNGTEGEADAGYSAGVQDLNVFYESGDLAWIMVCAALVLLMIPGVGFFYSGLARRKSALSLILITMICVGVVGFQWFFWGYTLTFSHTGSAFLGDMSNFGLKDVVAQPSVGSTKLPDILFCLYQGMFAAITPALALGAIADRGRILPAMVFAFVWATIVYDPIAYWTWNGNGWLFTLGSLDFAGGTPVHISSGAAALAYSLMLGKRTGYNSVHGLPYRPHNVTHVVLGTVFLWVGWFGFNGGSALAANIRAVMACFNTNLAAGVGGVTWMLLDYRLEKKWSTIGFCSGAISGLVAITPGAGFVTPWASVIFGIVGAVCCNFGTKLKFVLGIDDGLDVFAVHGIGGIVGNTLTGIFAASYIAALDGALTGEDAIAGGWIEQNYVQLGYQLAGSVAGFAWSFGLTCIILFLMNLIPGLSLRVNVDDEDLGLDDCQLGEFAYDYVEVTRHVSDIVPGSHEVAPGSSAHSSLPEKTV